From Streptomyces qinzhouensis, one genomic window encodes:
- a CDS encoding CocE/NonD family hydrolase, with protein sequence MTYRVTVGTLVPMRDGTQLATDIWLPETDTPVPALLIRNPYGKHALANYGFTSPNIFRLVEAGYAVVLQECRGTFGSEGHYTPHIHEGADGADTVAWLARQEWCDGTVGTWGVSYLGMTQWQTAATGVPGLKAIAPSIASADLYRAPYYSPGGALSLDTVLMFATIMSANDALRDLAGGTGDPAEPTAIGSAFDDLTAQASITPLTAHPALAARQPWIFGRAMGHPGRDETWRELSALDKAGSITVPALNIGGWYDPFAGETLRAYTEMKRHGGSPEARTGQRLIMGPWTHSSTTGVFPDRSFGFTASADAADMTGAHLAFFDRWLRGRQEALDNLAPVRIFVMGTDRWRDEEDWPLPDTRYTPYHLDGPGPANTSSGTGTLTLKAPADDYTDTYLYNPRRPVPTLGGSLMRPTGSAGPVDQRPVESRDDVLCFTSATLDTPVEVTGPVSATLFVSSSAPDTDFTVKLVDVHPDGRAINLCDGIQRMRYRDSLDTPEPMEPGTVHEITVDLIATANVFLPGHRILVEISSSNFPRYDRNSNTGGIIATEHDTQMSTAMNRIHRGPGHPSRITLPVITHETPPR encoded by the coding sequence ATGACGTACCGCGTCACCGTCGGCACACTCGTACCTATGCGCGACGGCACACAGCTCGCCACCGACATCTGGCTGCCGGAGACCGATACCCCCGTACCGGCGCTGCTGATCCGCAACCCCTACGGCAAACACGCACTCGCCAACTACGGCTTCACCTCGCCGAACATCTTCCGGCTGGTGGAGGCGGGATACGCGGTGGTGCTCCAGGAGTGCCGGGGCACCTTCGGCTCGGAGGGCCACTACACACCTCATATCCACGAGGGCGCCGACGGCGCGGACACGGTGGCCTGGCTCGCCCGGCAGGAGTGGTGCGACGGCACGGTCGGCACCTGGGGCGTCTCCTACCTGGGGATGACGCAGTGGCAGACCGCCGCGACCGGCGTTCCCGGCCTCAAGGCCATCGCACCGTCGATCGCCTCAGCGGATCTGTACCGCGCCCCGTACTACTCACCGGGCGGCGCCCTCTCCCTCGACACCGTCCTGATGTTCGCCACGATCATGAGCGCGAACGACGCCCTGCGGGACCTCGCCGGCGGCACGGGCGATCCGGCCGAACCCACCGCAATCGGATCGGCGTTCGACGACCTCACCGCCCAAGCCTCCATCACCCCGCTGACCGCCCATCCCGCACTGGCCGCGCGCCAACCGTGGATCTTCGGCCGGGCGATGGGACACCCCGGCCGGGATGAGACCTGGCGGGAGCTGTCCGCCCTGGACAAGGCCGGATCAATCACCGTCCCCGCCCTGAACATCGGCGGCTGGTACGACCCCTTCGCCGGGGAGACCCTCCGGGCGTACACGGAGATGAAACGCCACGGCGGCTCACCCGAGGCACGCACCGGACAACGGCTGATCATGGGGCCATGGACCCACTCCTCCACCACCGGGGTCTTCCCCGACCGGAGCTTCGGCTTCACAGCATCGGCCGACGCGGCGGACATGACCGGCGCGCATCTCGCATTCTTCGACCGCTGGCTCCGGGGCAGACAGGAAGCACTCGACAACCTCGCACCAGTCCGGATCTTCGTCATGGGCACGGACCGATGGCGCGACGAGGAGGACTGGCCCCTGCCCGACACCCGGTACACCCCCTACCATCTCGACGGCCCGGGACCCGCCAACACCTCTTCCGGGACCGGCACGCTGACCCTGAAAGCCCCTGCGGACGACTACACCGACACCTACCTCTACAACCCCCGCAGACCGGTCCCGACCCTGGGCGGCTCGCTCATGCGGCCCACCGGCTCCGCCGGGCCCGTGGACCAGCGCCCCGTCGAGAGCCGGGACGACGTCCTCTGCTTCACCAGCGCCACCCTGGACACCCCGGTGGAAGTGACCGGACCGGTGTCGGCGACCCTCTTCGTCTCCTCCTCAGCACCCGACACGGACTTCACCGTGAAACTGGTCGACGTCCATCCCGACGGCCGGGCGATCAACCTCTGCGACGGCATCCAGCGCATGCGCTACCGCGACTCGCTCGACACCCCCGAGCCCATGGAACCGGGCACCGTCCATGAGATCACCGTAGACCTGATCGCCACGGCGAACGTGTTCCTGCCGGGCCACCGCATCCTGGTCGAAATCTCCAGCAGCAACTTCCCCCGCTACGACCGCAACTCCAACACCGGAGGCATCATCGCCACGGAGCACGACACACAGATGTCCACCGCCATGAACAGAATCCACCGCGGGCCGGGACACCCCAGCAGAATCACCCTTCCCGTCATCACCCACGAGACCCCGCCCCGGTGA
- a CDS encoding SDR family NAD(P)-dependent oxidoreductase — MRTTVAVFGAGSGMGASVARRFGREGYRVALVARRRDPLDGLAALLAADGVEAAAFPADLRRTENIPELVAAIEARFGHIDVAVYAPFVPATLIPAADVDAAVLRAWLDLYLLSPVELAHTLLPGMLERGDGALLFGYGSSVVTPTAGLSGPVPVLAALRNYVHTLHGEVADRGVHVGGLAVRAVIERSEGHRALHSGDMRLAIDLPTVDPDELAGLVWNLVTQRDRIEVVHPAP; from the coding sequence ATGCGCACAACCGTGGCCGTGTTCGGTGCGGGGAGTGGAATGGGAGCCTCGGTCGCCCGTCGCTTCGGCCGGGAGGGATACCGGGTCGCGCTTGTGGCCCGCCGCCGTGATCCGCTCGACGGGCTGGCCGCCCTCCTCGCGGCCGACGGCGTCGAGGCGGCGGCGTTCCCGGCGGATCTACGGCGCACGGAGAACATCCCGGAGCTGGTCGCCGCCATCGAAGCCCGCTTCGGGCACATCGACGTGGCCGTGTACGCGCCGTTCGTCCCCGCGACCCTGATCCCCGCCGCCGATGTGGACGCGGCCGTCCTGCGCGCTTGGCTCGACCTCTACCTGCTCAGCCCCGTCGAACTCGCGCACACGCTGCTCCCGGGCATGCTGGAGCGTGGCGACGGCGCCCTCCTGTTCGGCTACGGATCCTCCGTGGTCACCCCCACGGCCGGCCTGTCCGGCCCCGTACCCGTCCTCGCCGCACTCCGCAACTACGTCCATACGCTCCACGGCGAAGTCGCGGACCGCGGAGTCCACGTCGGCGGCCTGGCCGTCCGCGCGGTGATCGAGCGCAGCGAAGGCCACCGGGCACTGCACTCGGGCGACATGAGACTCGCCATCGACCTACCGACGGTCGACCCGGACGAGCTGGCCGGCCTCGTGTGGAACCTCGTCACCCAGCGGGACCGGATCGAGGTCGTCCACCCGGCCCCCTGA
- a CDS encoding TetR/AcrR family transcriptional regulator, translated as MPDRPAPALRADARRNLEKLKAAAAEVFREQGLNAPLEEVAQRAGVSIGTLYNRFGGRQELIDAVVPELAGAKLGEAMRRAGAQPTPWSRFAVYIEEMCALQAADTALNDIIARSYQDAAELTAICAESVVYGTRLLAEAQADGSLRPDLTADDVFVVFWLNSRLTRTTAATAPDAWRRHIAFLLDGLRTPAATSLSAGPETVTASLAALLGGGPPRRR; from the coding sequence ATGCCGGACCGCCCCGCCCCCGCCCTGCGCGCGGACGCCCGCCGCAACCTGGAGAAACTCAAGGCCGCCGCCGCCGAGGTGTTCCGGGAGCAGGGTCTGAACGCGCCGCTGGAGGAGGTCGCCCAGCGCGCGGGGGTCAGCATCGGGACGCTCTACAACCGTTTCGGTGGCCGGCAGGAACTGATCGACGCGGTGGTGCCCGAGCTCGCCGGGGCCAAGCTCGGCGAAGCCATGCGGCGCGCGGGAGCACAGCCCACTCCCTGGTCGCGGTTCGCCGTCTACATCGAGGAGATGTGCGCGCTCCAGGCCGCCGACACCGCACTCAACGACATCATCGCCCGCTCCTACCAGGACGCCGCCGAACTCACCGCGATCTGCGCGGAGTCGGTGGTCTACGGCACCCGGCTCCTCGCCGAGGCCCAGGCCGACGGCTCACTGCGCCCCGACCTCACCGCCGACGACGTATTCGTGGTGTTCTGGCTCAACTCCCGGCTGACCCGCACCACCGCCGCGACAGCACCCGACGCCTGGCGCCGTCATATCGCCTTCCTGCTGGACGGCCTGCGCACCCCCGCCGCCACCTCGCTGTCGGCCGGCCCCGAGACCGTGACAGCCTCCCTAGCCGCGCTGCTCGGAGGCGGCCCGCCACGGCGGAGGTGA
- a CDS encoding cytochrome P450, which yields METSVSPSPIVPGAWPLLGHVPRLAPDPLAFFHRLSDHGSVVRIRLGNRPAYVVTRPDLVRRLHLADQRLFDKGGPLIEKSRLFLGNGLATCPAADHARQRPLMQPAFHSTQLARYTGIMQECVAEVTGSWQPGQVIGLNEEMHRITAKVTSRTLISAVEARPAAAQMARALPEILRGLYWRMVIPGSLFPRIPLPVNRRFDRQMRLTRHVLDQVVSHYRATTTDYGDLLSMVITACEEEADPQQAIYDQVVTILMGGVETTAATLVWLLRLLDSHPHIRQRLMAEITGTLGGRPPGHSDLPHLPYTQQVITETVRLYPAGWIVSRSTTADVHWSEGHIPADSDVFYSPYALHRDPELFPDPEAFVPDRWSPEQVTPAQRQAFFGFGVGRRKCIGDVFGVTEATIAVAAIVGSWHLEHAGPVTDRPLIGTLLMAPPTRMRVQRAVHA from the coding sequence ATGGAAACGTCCGTATCCCCGTCCCCCATCGTCCCCGGGGCATGGCCGCTCCTGGGGCACGTACCCCGGCTCGCACCCGATCCGCTGGCCTTCTTCCACCGGCTGAGCGACCACGGCTCCGTCGTCCGTATCCGGCTGGGGAACCGGCCCGCATATGTGGTGACACGGCCGGACCTGGTGCGCCGGCTCCACCTCGCCGACCAGAGGCTCTTCGACAAGGGCGGACCGCTCATCGAGAAGTCGCGCCTCTTCCTCGGCAACGGCCTCGCCACCTGCCCGGCCGCCGACCACGCCCGCCAGCGCCCCCTGATGCAGCCCGCGTTCCACTCCACCCAACTGGCCCGGTACACCGGAATCATGCAGGAGTGCGTCGCGGAGGTCACCGGCTCCTGGCAGCCCGGACAGGTCATCGGCCTCAACGAGGAGATGCACCGGATCACCGCCAAGGTCACCTCCCGGACCCTGATCTCGGCCGTGGAGGCCAGACCCGCGGCAGCGCAGATGGCCCGTGCCCTCCCGGAGATCCTGCGGGGCCTGTACTGGCGCATGGTGATCCCCGGCAGCCTCTTCCCCCGTATCCCCCTGCCGGTCAACCGGCGCTTCGACCGGCAGATGCGACTCACCCGCCACGTCCTCGACCAAGTTGTCTCCCACTACCGCGCGACGACGACCGACTACGGGGACCTGCTCTCCATGGTGATCACCGCCTGCGAAGAGGAAGCCGACCCCCAGCAGGCCATCTACGACCAGGTCGTCACCATCCTCATGGGCGGGGTGGAGACCACCGCCGCCACCCTCGTCTGGCTCCTACGCCTGCTCGACAGCCACCCCCACATCCGTCAGAGGCTCATGGCCGAGATCACCGGAACACTCGGCGGACGCCCGCCCGGCCACAGCGACCTCCCCCACCTCCCGTACACCCAGCAGGTCATCACCGAGACCGTGCGCCTGTACCCGGCCGGATGGATCGTCAGCAGATCCACCACCGCCGACGTCCACTGGAGCGAAGGCCACATCCCCGCCGACTCCGACGTGTTCTACAGCCCCTACGCGCTGCACCGCGACCCGGAACTCTTCCCGGACCCGGAAGCCTTCGTCCCCGACCGCTGGAGCCCCGAACAGGTCACACCCGCACAGCGCCAGGCGTTCTTCGGCTTCGGAGTAGGCCGCCGCAAATGCATCGGCGACGTCTTCGGCGTCACCGAGGCCACGATCGCCGTGGCCGCCATCGTCGGCAGCTGGCACCTGGAACACGCGGGCCCGGTCACCGACCGCCCCCTGATCGGCACCCTGCTCATGGCCCCACCCACCCGCATGCGCGTTCAGCGGGCCGTTCACGCATGA
- a CDS encoding cytochrome P450: MTSPTAQESTRLIPVARGNLPALGHAYHLWRHTLEFLDSLRAYGGVVRINIGTLPMYMVTDPELTRRVLTSESRHFETGGRMGDNLALIFGSGVGTINGDGHRRQRRILQPLFNRSYIAAHTDVMRDAVRGRVSGWREGIPFEAAAEMDRVMVAAFLTTLFGPTLPAPREEEFYRLLRTLMKGVMRKTVAPSWANRVMVTANREFDRALARLRQIIGDLIREGRQSPEAAGGVFRAMLAARDPDTGAGMTDAQIADEAVTMLGTTGEAPGTALAWALHEISRNPDIQRRVRSEVDTVCGGRPPGPADLAALEYTRCVLTEVMRHHGPGYLFTRWTTAPVDLGGYLIPAHANVAYSQYIVHHDPAVFPDPQRFDPDRWLPDAPTVSRSSYLPFGLGSRQCLGENFSWTAMLLTVAEIAARWDLHPHRSRPVKPVASTTVRPHHLTITPRARTTGPGAA, from the coding sequence ATGACGTCGCCCACCGCACAGGAATCAACGCGTCTGATTCCCGTGGCCCGGGGAAATCTCCCGGCCCTGGGGCACGCCTATCACCTGTGGCGTCACACCCTGGAATTCCTGGACTCCCTCCGTGCCTACGGAGGCGTCGTCCGTATCAACATCGGCACGCTGCCCATGTATATGGTCACCGATCCCGAACTGACGCGCCGAGTGCTCACCTCCGAATCCCGGCACTTCGAGACCGGAGGCCGCATGGGCGACAATCTCGCACTGATCTTCGGCAGCGGAGTCGGCACCATCAACGGTGACGGGCACCGGCGTCAACGGCGCATTCTCCAGCCGTTGTTCAACCGGTCGTACATCGCGGCCCATACCGATGTGATGCGGGATGCCGTCCGGGGGCGGGTCTCCGGCTGGCGGGAGGGCATTCCGTTCGAGGCCGCCGCCGAGATGGACCGGGTCATGGTGGCCGCGTTTCTGACCACCCTGTTCGGCCCCACGCTCCCGGCGCCGAGGGAAGAGGAATTCTACCGGCTGCTGCGGACCCTGATGAAAGGGGTCATGCGCAAGACGGTCGCACCGTCCTGGGCGAACCGGGTCATGGTCACCGCCAACCGTGAATTCGACCGGGCCCTGGCCCGGCTGCGGCAGATCATCGGCGACCTCATCCGCGAAGGACGGCAGAGCCCGGAGGCGGCGGGCGGGGTCTTCCGGGCCATGCTGGCGGCCCGGGACCCCGACACGGGTGCGGGGATGACCGACGCCCAGATCGCGGACGAGGCCGTCACCATGCTGGGCACCACCGGCGAAGCACCGGGAACCGCCCTCGCATGGGCGCTGCACGAGATCAGCCGGAACCCGGACATCCAGCGGCGGGTGCGGAGCGAGGTGGACACGGTGTGCGGCGGCCGGCCGCCCGGCCCCGCCGATCTGGCCGCCCTGGAATACACCCGCTGTGTGCTGACGGAGGTGATGCGCCACCACGGGCCGGGCTATCTCTTCACCCGCTGGACCACCGCACCGGTCGACCTCGGCGGTTACCTGATTCCCGCGCACGCCAATGTCGCCTACAGCCAGTACATCGTCCACCACGACCCGGCAGTCTTCCCGGACCCCCAGCGCTTCGACCCCGACCGCTGGCTCCCGGACGCCCCCACCGTTTCCCGCTCGTCCTATCTCCCCTTCGGCCTCGGCAGCCGGCAGTGCCTCGGCGAGAACTTCTCCTGGACGGCGATGCTCCTCACCGTCGCCGAGATCGCCGCCCGCTGGGACCTGCACCCCCACCGCAGCCGCCCGGTGAAGCCCGTCGCCAGCACCACCGTCCGCCCCCACCACCTGACGATCACCCCACGCGCGCGAACCACCGGACCCGGTGCCGCCTGA
- a CDS encoding terpene synthase family protein: MPRGIDLHIPFPRRISRDVDRARDQHLHWPRSHGLLDTEEAIRRHAGARYAELAARFYPDAVGDDLDLGVDLMSWFFLFDDMFDGPEGEDPTRAGALAESITRILGPPAAPSEAPVVQAFCDLWRRSCDGMSPQWRQRAAEHWRTYLSGYVVEARHRQRGLMPTVEEHLLLRRETIGVYPTVDLAERIGRFEVPEHVYADGRLTAMRHIAAEVDTIHNDLCSVEKEEARGEIHNLLLILERRRRCTRAEAVEEMRRMIRSRTERFLVLEAGLPGLCDSYRLTQPQRVSVHRFADSLRSAMRGDYDWAEQSGRYAPENIRREQETAS; this comes from the coding sequence GTGCCCAGAGGTATCGACCTTCATATTCCGTTCCCGCGGCGGATCAGTCGTGATGTCGACCGCGCAAGGGATCAGCACCTTCACTGGCCCCGGTCACACGGCCTCCTGGACACCGAGGAGGCCATCAGGAGACACGCGGGTGCCCGCTACGCGGAACTGGCGGCACGCTTCTATCCCGATGCGGTCGGTGACGACCTCGATCTCGGCGTGGACCTCATGAGCTGGTTCTTCCTGTTCGACGACATGTTCGACGGGCCGGAGGGCGAAGACCCCACCCGGGCAGGGGCCCTGGCGGAAAGCATCACCCGGATTCTCGGGCCGCCGGCCGCACCCTCCGAGGCCCCCGTGGTCCAGGCATTCTGCGATCTGTGGCGGCGGAGTTGTGATGGTATGTCCCCGCAGTGGCGCCAACGCGCCGCAGAGCACTGGCGCACCTATCTCTCCGGGTATGTCGTCGAGGCGCGTCACCGGCAGCGCGGTCTCATGCCCACGGTCGAGGAGCATCTGCTGCTGCGCCGGGAGACCATCGGCGTCTATCCGACGGTGGATCTGGCCGAACGGATCGGCCGCTTCGAGGTGCCCGAGCACGTGTACGCGGACGGTCGGCTGACCGCCATGCGGCACATCGCGGCCGAGGTGGACACCATCCACAACGACCTCTGCTCCGTGGAGAAGGAGGAGGCCCGCGGTGAGATCCACAATCTGCTGCTCATCCTGGAACGGCGGCGACGGTGCACGCGCGCCGAGGCCGTCGAGGAGATGCGCCGGATGATCCGCTCCCGCACGGAGCGGTTCCTGGTGCTCGAAGCCGGACTGCCCGGCCTGTGCGACAGCTACCGCCTCACACAGCCGCAGCGCGTATCGGTCCACCGTTTCGCCGACTCCCTGAGATCGGCCATGCGGGGCGACTACGACTGGGCCGAACAGTCCGGCCGCTACGCGCCCGAGAACATCCGCCGTGAGCAGGAGACCGCATCATGA